One segment of Arthrobacter sp. MMS18-M83 DNA contains the following:
- a CDS encoding ATP-binding cassette domain-containing protein — protein sequence MTTATTTDDYLLRVEGITKRYGQNTVLKDVSFDIGKNEVVGLLGDNGAGKSTLVKIISGVVPKTSGSYSWDGEKYDNVNRSLTEKLGVETIFQDSALVPGMSISRNIFMGREITNKLGFMKIKEMDKIATHILDTVVTIEGIKSSRQLVQSLSGGQAQAVAIARAVHFKRSLLILDEPTSALAVRATEALLAYLTQLKGEGVSSVLVTHNLHHAFQVCDRHIVMNHGSKILDVRREDTSVEELTAAVVEGAEGVRRFREGKPL from the coding sequence ATGACGACCGCAACCACAACCGATGACTACCTCCTCCGGGTCGAGGGGATCACCAAGAGGTACGGCCAGAACACCGTACTCAAGGATGTTTCATTCGACATCGGCAAGAACGAGGTCGTCGGCCTCCTCGGCGACAACGGCGCAGGCAAGTCCACGCTGGTCAAGATCATCTCGGGAGTCGTGCCCAAAACGAGCGGCTCCTACAGCTGGGACGGCGAGAAGTACGACAACGTGAACCGTTCCCTCACCGAGAAGCTTGGTGTCGAGACGATCTTCCAGGACTCAGCACTGGTACCGGGAATGTCGATAAGTCGCAACATCTTCATGGGCCGCGAGATCACCAACAAGCTCGGTTTCATGAAGATCAAAGAAATGGACAAGATCGCGACCCACATCCTGGACACCGTCGTCACGATCGAGGGCATTAAGAGCTCCCGCCAACTGGTGCAATCCCTCTCGGGCGGCCAGGCCCAGGCGGTAGCCATCGCGAGGGCCGTGCATTTCAAGCGCAGCCTGCTCATCCTCGACGAGCCGACGTCCGCCTTGGCGGTCCGCGCCACCGAGGCACTGCTCGCCTACCTCACCCAGCTCAAGGGCGAGGGAGTGAGCTCGGTTCTCGTCACTCACAACCTGCACCACGCGTTCCAGGTCTGCGATCGTCACATCGTAATGAACCACGGCAGCAAGATCCTTGACGTGCGTCGCGAAGACACGAGCGTCGAGGAACTCACCGCCGCCGTCGTTGAGGGCGCCGAGGGCGTCCGCCGCTTCCGCGAAGGAAAGCCCCTCTAG
- a CDS encoding ABC transporter permease, with product MGLGYPCRTADRNRHRPSQRTHRGHHAHPVVHRDFGNGVLLGGRGHLRQRNHRPSLTEGQGTDTTLVALFAGDYGFFRSQLVWLIVIGLAAWIFLHRHRRGNHIFAVGGNQAAAKAISINPVFVKLMSFAIFGLLVGFTSILIAVQTTSVQPGTTNDFTLMAVAAAVVGGCSLNGGRGSVIGMVIGAALIQVVQNGLILAQAPGFYIQLFVGIIIVVAAIFNKLMEGKAS from the coding sequence CTGGGGCTGGGGTATCCCTGCCGCACTGCTGACCGCAATCGGCATCGCCCTTCTCAACGGACTCATCGTGGTCATCACGCGCATCCCGTCGTTCATCGCGACTTTGGGAATGGGGTTCTTCTGGGTGGGCGGGGCCATCTTCGTCAACGGAACCATCGCCCCTCTCTCACCGAGGGACAGGGCACGGACACCACGCTCGTCGCCCTATTTGCGGGAGACTACGGCTTCTTCCGCTCCCAGCTCGTCTGGCTCATTGTCATCGGCTTGGCGGCCTGGATCTTCCTCCACCGTCACCGTCGCGGCAACCACATCTTCGCTGTCGGCGGCAATCAGGCGGCCGCCAAGGCGATCTCGATCAACCCGGTGTTCGTCAAGCTGATGAGCTTCGCCATATTTGGACTGCTCGTCGGTTTCACCTCCATCCTGATCGCCGTCCAGACCACCTCGGTTCAGCCCGGCACCACCAATGACTTCACACTCATGGCCGTCGCTGCCGCCGTCGTCGGTGGATGTTCGCTCAACGGCGGTCGCGGAAGCGTGATCGGCATGGTCATCGGGGCCGCTCTCATCCAGGTCGTTCAGAACGGACTCATCCTGGCGCAGGCTCCCGGTTTCTACATCCAGCTGTTCGTCGGCATCATCATTGTCGTCGCCGCAATCTTCAACAAGCTCATGGAAGGCAAAGCATCATGA
- a CDS encoding substrate-binding domain-containing protein codes for MKLTFKKSGLAAVAIAAVAVLGLSACSGSASTSTSSSSLADGLGSNAKNRTVYFLTYYDPSTDPFWNDIYSGAKDAAQIGNLKLVHQTAASVDTKMVDLVETAIATKPAMIVMPFNAGEAWVKAACDAKAAGIPVMAYNVPPPADGTKCVLGFVGQDFRAVGNIIGKSLISQVNLKPGDKVLLPAEHADQPYAVARGGGVNDALTAAGLNQGTFLTTKDSETDTLNILTSWLVANKDVKAIVPLGGTPHRMLVKAEDAAGVTAPIIGFDTSPQVIAGIKSGRILGTADQQGYVQGFQSVMQGTLNLDFGLSAANINSGGNALITKDNVGNLEAKNLQGVRY; via the coding sequence GTGAAACTTACATTCAAGAAGAGCGGACTGGCTGCCGTGGCCATCGCTGCCGTGGCCGTCCTCGGCTTGTCGGCATGCTCTGGGTCCGCCAGCACCTCGACCAGTTCGTCGAGCCTAGCTGATGGCCTCGGCAGCAACGCCAAGAACCGCACCGTCTACTTCCTGACCTACTACGACCCGTCCACTGACCCATTCTGGAACGACATCTACTCCGGCGCGAAGGATGCGGCCCAGATCGGCAACCTCAAGCTGGTTCACCAGACGGCTGCCTCGGTCGACACTAAGATGGTCGATCTGGTCGAGACCGCCATCGCCACGAAACCCGCGATGATCGTCATGCCGTTCAACGCCGGTGAGGCCTGGGTCAAGGCAGCGTGCGACGCGAAGGCCGCCGGCATCCCCGTCATGGCCTACAACGTTCCGCCGCCCGCCGATGGTACCAAGTGCGTGCTCGGATTCGTCGGCCAGGACTTCCGCGCCGTAGGCAACATCATTGGCAAGTCGCTCATCTCGCAGGTCAACCTCAAGCCCGGCGACAAGGTGCTCCTGCCCGCCGAGCACGCCGACCAGCCCTACGCCGTCGCACGAGGTGGCGGCGTGAACGACGCGTTGACCGCCGCGGGCCTCAACCAGGGAACGTTCCTGACCACGAAGGACTCCGAGACTGACACGCTGAACATCCTGACCTCGTGGCTGGTCGCGAACAAGGACGTCAAAGCGATCGTTCCTCTCGGTGGAACCCCGCACCGCATGCTCGTAAAAGCAGAAGACGCAGCCGGCGTCACGGCGCCGATCATCGGCTTTGACACGTCGCCGCAGGTCATCGCCGGTATCAAGAGTGGCCGCATCCTCGGCACAGCTGACCAACAGGGCTACGTGCAGGGTTTCCAGTCCGTCATGCAGGGCACCCTGAACCTGGACTTCGGCCTCTCAGCCGCAAACATCAACTCCGGTGGAAATGCCCTCATCACGAAAGACAACGTCGGAAACCTTGAGGCGAAAAACCTCCAGGGAGTTCGGTACTAA
- a CDS encoding LacI family DNA-binding transcriptional regulator, producing MADVAAHVGVSRQLVGLAFSNEPGVAAQTRKRILDAADELGYRPNTAARSLRSASTKTIGVIFHPNESAPLEILEWIYEYGRRAGYTVIVSTASPSRAERRAIDELIGYRCEALILISPREDPDVLRSATGHTPVVVVGRDMPNSEFDVVRSRGDEGIETIVRYLADLGHTDMIYVHGSDMFDSELRLAGYRKAMSSLGLDEQVLEVRGDYTEESGASAARLLLERELLPTAIVCNNDQAALGLSHVLQQAGVLIPEHVSLTGYDDSRIASLSFLDLTTARQDPEEIGASAISAAVARITGSASKPTQRWTSAPLVVRGSTAPPSR from the coding sequence ATGGCAGACGTTGCAGCGCACGTCGGTGTCTCCCGCCAGCTCGTCGGGCTTGCTTTCAGTAATGAACCGGGAGTAGCCGCCCAAACCCGCAAGCGCATCCTCGACGCCGCTGACGAACTCGGGTACAGACCCAATACGGCGGCCCGCTCGTTACGGAGTGCGTCGACGAAGACGATCGGCGTCATTTTCCACCCGAATGAGTCCGCACCGCTGGAAATCCTGGAGTGGATCTACGAGTATGGCCGCCGTGCCGGATACACGGTGATCGTCAGCACGGCTTCCCCTTCACGTGCAGAGCGGCGCGCAATCGACGAGCTGATCGGCTACCGGTGCGAGGCGCTGATCCTCATTTCCCCGCGCGAAGATCCTGACGTCCTGCGCTCAGCAACCGGCCATACCCCCGTCGTCGTGGTCGGTCGCGACATGCCGAACAGCGAATTCGATGTGGTACGTTCTCGGGGCGATGAGGGTATCGAGACGATCGTGCGCTACCTGGCCGACCTTGGTCACACGGACATGATCTACGTCCACGGCTCCGACATGTTCGATTCCGAGCTGCGTCTCGCGGGATACCGCAAAGCGATGTCGTCACTCGGGCTCGATGAACAGGTGCTTGAGGTACGCGGCGACTACACCGAGGAGTCCGGCGCAAGCGCCGCACGGCTGCTGCTCGAACGCGAACTGCTGCCGACGGCGATCGTCTGTAACAACGATCAGGCGGCCTTGGGGCTCTCGCATGTGCTGCAGCAGGCGGGGGTTTTGATTCCTGAGCATGTCTCGCTCACAGGTTACGACGACAGCCGAATCGCAAGCCTGTCTTTCCTGGACCTTACGACGGCCAGACAGGATCCCGAGGAAATCGGGGCTTCAGCGATCAGTGCCGCCGTGGCGCGGATCACTGGATCCGCCTCCAAGCCGACGCAGCGCTGGACAAGTGCGCCGCTCGTGGTCCGTGGGAGCACCGCACCGCCGTCTAGGTGA
- a CDS encoding flavodoxin domain-containing protein — translation MSKTVILYGTESGNAELVAEDIGEELNGGSAVVISDLSDFDVAELSPEDFYIIICSTHGDGELPTSARPFHGALSAASPDLSGVKYAMFGLGDSSYETYSQGSEHIDRVLTELGAERVGEYGRHDAADGSLPNDAAVTWSHSLPLFV, via the coding sequence ATGAGCAAGACAGTCATTCTCTACGGCACGGAATCAGGCAACGCGGAACTGGTCGCCGAAGACATCGGCGAAGAGCTCAACGGCGGCTCTGCGGTCGTCATTTCCGACCTGTCGGATTTCGATGTGGCAGAGCTCTCTCCGGAGGACTTCTACATCATCATCTGCTCCACCCACGGCGACGGCGAACTGCCCACGAGCGCCCGCCCCTTTCACGGGGCGCTCTCCGCGGCAAGCCCCGATCTTTCCGGCGTGAAGTACGCCATGTTCGGGCTGGGCGATTCAAGCTATGAAACCTACAGCCAGGGCAGCGAACACATCGACCGTGTCCTCACCGAACTCGGTGCCGAGCGGGTGGGTGAATACGGCCGCCATGACGCGGCCGACGGATCGCTGCCGAACGACGCCGCGGTCACCTGGTCGCACTCTCTTCCCCTGTTCGTTTGA
- a CDS encoding FAD-dependent oxidoreductase, whose amino-acid sequence MNEIKDLPSQSPTIAIVGSGPSGCYLAQYLRKRWKEAEIVIFDRLPVPYGLVRFGVAPDHLGTKAVARQFDRLFEREGVRFIGETEIGNGLMLQELRDAFDIVVLASGLHGDRALGVPGDTLPGVHGAGRITRLINGHPGEQVDGLRGGERIAIVGNGNVAMDLVRLLLTPPERLLELGVAEDVVRALGPGSVKRIDIVGRSAAHDAKFDLAMLRELTKLPDVSFVAEDLADEGTADAEGIAKRDAVAEIAEASPARAARSVHFHFGWTPERVIGQDKVQSIAFRSTGDENSTLLLDVEGVLTAIGFEELTTSPIRRGHHESAESELDKGYLSPGLYCAGWLRRGPRGTIPQNRVDSKMVADAIIEAVDTAQLVPGKPGLPALLAHNLSNTRHMEESA is encoded by the coding sequence ATGAACGAGATCAAAGACCTTCCGTCGCAGTCCCCGACGATCGCGATCGTCGGGAGCGGCCCGTCGGGATGTTATCTCGCCCAGTATCTGCGCAAGCGCTGGAAAGAAGCCGAGATCGTGATCTTCGATCGCCTCCCGGTCCCCTATGGGCTGGTCCGCTTCGGGGTCGCACCGGACCACCTCGGTACCAAAGCCGTCGCCCGCCAATTTGACCGGCTGTTCGAACGCGAAGGCGTGCGATTCATCGGCGAAACGGAAATCGGCAACGGGCTCATGCTCCAGGAGCTGCGGGATGCCTTCGACATCGTCGTGCTCGCGAGCGGACTGCACGGCGACCGCGCACTCGGCGTCCCCGGCGATACCCTGCCGGGGGTACACGGCGCAGGCCGCATCACACGCCTAATCAACGGCCACCCAGGTGAGCAGGTCGATGGCCTAAGGGGCGGGGAACGCATCGCGATCGTCGGCAACGGCAATGTCGCGATGGACCTCGTGAGGCTGCTCCTCACTCCCCCGGAACGGCTTCTCGAGCTCGGCGTTGCCGAGGACGTCGTCCGCGCGCTGGGGCCGGGATCCGTCAAACGCATCGACATCGTCGGCCGCTCGGCTGCCCATGACGCGAAATTCGACCTTGCGATGCTGCGGGAGCTGACAAAGCTGCCGGACGTAAGCTTCGTCGCCGAGGACCTTGCTGATGAAGGAACCGCCGACGCCGAGGGGATCGCGAAGCGCGACGCCGTGGCCGAAATTGCCGAGGCCTCGCCGGCCCGCGCGGCCCGCAGCGTGCACTTCCACTTCGGCTGGACCCCCGAGCGCGTCATCGGCCAAGACAAGGTCCAGAGCATCGCATTCCGTTCAACCGGAGACGAAAACTCGACCTTGTTGCTTGACGTCGAGGGAGTTCTCACCGCGATCGGATTCGAAGAGCTGACCACGTCCCCGATAAGACGCGGCCACCACGAGTCAGCAGAGAGCGAACTGGACAAAGGATATCTCTCACCAGGGCTGTACTGCGCCGGCTGGCTCCGTCGCGGACCTCGTGGCACCATCCCCCAAAACCGGGTGGACTCCAAGATGGTCGCCGACGCGATCATTGAAGCGGTGGACACCGCTCAATTGGTTCCAGGCAAGCCCGGACTTCCAGCCTTACTGGCACACAACCTTAGCAACACCCGACACATGGAGGAATCAGCATGA
- a CDS encoding cytochrome P450, which translates to MPLTRDTSESPVPGLTSPVPGLTCPVTGAQLPPDSPLAAAFGAESTAAAPITGQGSPTTADSAAEARGDVVSTEDQDPAKRNGLGTEANDDPQTMPGDLAVFYDPLSFSAYENPYELYKVLREKAPVYFNERRNLWVVSRYEDVREILKNHQQFSSALGNDMDGTHDSYGAGNIVASDQPEHTSLRTAVRRVFAAREILEKEDGLRAFARELLGRLHDSGGGDFAEDVALPLAIAGAIMLVGLPKGDGPWIHDHLLQSMERVVGQYGIPEAAAASNIEAEEHIARWMEERYERFRSGEEDANSSEAIAQIYQAVGKGKVESQYQAGLAHLIESAAVDAPSALVTNIITHLDKFPAFHSYLASNPDRITDFLEELLRYDAPAQNLCRQTTEEVSVANVTIPKDSRVMVLLASANRDESVFAHADFFDIDREITPKNKIMTFGEGIHACMGSPLARLVGRILLEELVQGPAIRVVGVPERWAKQMVRGFSKLPVKVIAVDQP; encoded by the coding sequence ATGCCGTTAACTCGCGACACCTCAGAATCCCCGGTTCCCGGGCTCACATCCCCGGTTCCCGGGCTCACATGCCCGGTCACCGGCGCACAGCTCCCGCCTGACTCGCCCTTGGCTGCGGCATTCGGGGCCGAATCCACCGCGGCTGCGCCCATCACTGGACAGGGATCCCCCACCACAGCGGATTCCGCAGCCGAGGCACGCGGCGACGTGGTGAGCACCGAAGATCAGGATCCGGCGAAGCGGAACGGTCTCGGCACCGAAGCCAACGACGATCCCCAGACGATGCCCGGGGATCTGGCGGTGTTCTACGACCCGCTGTCCTTCTCGGCGTACGAGAACCCGTACGAACTGTACAAAGTACTGCGCGAGAAAGCTCCGGTCTACTTTAACGAACGCCGCAATCTTTGGGTGGTCTCCCGTTATGAGGACGTGCGGGAGATTCTGAAGAACCACCAGCAGTTCTCAAGCGCCCTGGGCAACGACATGGACGGTACGCACGATTCATATGGTGCCGGCAATATCGTGGCCTCCGATCAGCCCGAGCACACCTCCTTGCGCACTGCCGTCAGGCGGGTGTTCGCGGCCCGGGAGATTCTTGAGAAGGAAGATGGCCTCCGCGCTTTCGCCCGCGAGTTGCTCGGCAGACTCCACGATTCAGGCGGCGGTGACTTCGCCGAGGATGTTGCTCTGCCGCTGGCAATCGCAGGTGCGATCATGCTCGTCGGTCTGCCGAAAGGGGACGGGCCCTGGATCCATGACCACTTGCTGCAATCGATGGAACGCGTCGTCGGCCAGTACGGCATCCCCGAAGCCGCCGCCGCCTCCAACATTGAGGCGGAGGAACACATTGCCCGGTGGATGGAGGAACGCTATGAGCGGTTCAGGTCGGGTGAGGAGGACGCCAACTCGTCAGAGGCGATCGCGCAGATCTATCAGGCAGTTGGCAAGGGCAAGGTCGAATCGCAATATCAGGCTGGGCTTGCCCACCTGATCGAGTCGGCCGCCGTTGATGCGCCATCCGCTCTGGTCACCAACATCATCACCCACCTCGACAAGTTCCCGGCGTTCCACTCGTATCTTGCGAGCAACCCGGATCGCATCACGGACTTTCTCGAGGAACTGCTGCGCTATGACGCCCCCGCGCAGAACCTGTGCCGCCAGACAACCGAAGAGGTTTCGGTTGCAAACGTGACCATTCCCAAGGACTCGCGTGTGATGGTGCTACTCGCGTCAGCCAACCGCGATGAGAGCGTTTTTGCCCATGCGGACTTCTTTGATATCGACCGTGAAATCACGCCCAAGAACAAGATCATGACGTTTGGCGAGGGGATTCATGCCTGCATGGGCTCCCCGCTCGCCCGCTTGGTAGGCCGTATTCTGCTCGAAGAACTCGTGCAGGGCCCCGCGATCCGCGTCGTCGGCGTACCTGAGCGCTGGGCAAAGCAGATGGTCCGCGGCTTCTCCAAACTCCCGGTCAAGGTCATCGCCGTCGACCAACCTTAA